A genomic window from Ruminiclostridium cellulolyticum H10 includes:
- a CDS encoding YjfB family protein encodes MDIAAVSISMAQASLAQNVNISVAKLAMNSMNQAGADLTKMMELSVNPGLGSKFDVSI; translated from the coding sequence ATGGATATTGCAGCTGTATCAATTTCAATGGCCCAGGCTTCATTGGCCCAAAATGTTAATATTTCCGTTGCCAAGCTGGCAATGAACAGTATGAACCAGGCAGGTGCAGATTTGACAAAAATGATGGAGCTTAGCGTAAATCCGGGTTTAGGTAGTAAGTTTGATGTTAGTATTTAA
- a CDS encoding peptidoglycan D,D-transpeptidase FtsI family protein, with translation MDNLTNNIKRIMIIFLVVFFVLISYLAYFTLVKGPEIVTRPDNRRMWDIRNKVVRGTIYDRNGKELSISEKKSGGNDYKRVYKGGAVTAHALGYYDPQYGITGLENLYDSYLSSNISASLLAWIGNGFKEVNKKGDDVYTTIDYQLQKTAYDALGSLKGSIVVLKVDTGEILATVSKPSYDPNSLSKNWKTLVNSKSVPLLNRSVSGLYPPGSTFKVVTAVSALENIDGIKNESFNDKGKLNLGGGYTLSNDNGKVLGQINLEKAFVKSSNVYFGSMGIRLENDLFKTAQNFRFNRDIPSDGIVIDKSRFPKYKNYEKGNMAQSGIGQAEVLSTPIQMALVAQTIANDGVMMKPTLVNKITDYNGSTVQSLKPSEIDRVTSAQYASEIRKYMRDVVSKGTGTRAQVSGVQVCGKTGTAQHIESKIPHSWFIGFAPYKNPQIAIAVIVEEGGYGGVAAAKISQKVMSRYFHK, from the coding sequence ATGGATAATTTAACTAATAATATAAAACGCATAATGATAATTTTTCTTGTTGTATTTTTTGTCCTTATTAGTTATCTTGCATACTTTACACTGGTAAAAGGCCCGGAAATAGTCACAAGGCCTGATAACAGAAGAATGTGGGATATAAGGAATAAAGTTGTGCGGGGTACCATATACGACAGAAACGGGAAGGAACTTTCCATCAGCGAGAAAAAGTCAGGCGGCAACGATTACAAAAGGGTATATAAGGGCGGTGCGGTTACAGCTCACGCTTTGGGCTACTATGATCCACAGTACGGCATAACAGGACTTGAAAACCTTTATGACAGCTATTTGTCCAGTAATATCTCGGCTTCCCTGCTGGCGTGGATAGGAAATGGTTTTAAAGAGGTTAATAAAAAAGGCGATGATGTTTATACTACGATTGACTACCAGCTTCAAAAAACAGCCTATGATGCTCTCGGCTCTTTAAAGGGCTCTATAGTGGTACTGAAGGTTGATACGGGAGAAATACTTGCAACGGTGTCCAAGCCATCATACGACCCAAACAGCCTGAGCAAGAACTGGAAAACACTTGTCAATAGTAAAAGTGTTCCGCTTCTTAACAGATCAGTTTCAGGGCTGTACCCACCGGGTTCAACCTTCAAGGTGGTAACCGCAGTAAGTGCGTTGGAGAATATAGACGGTATAAAAAACGAGAGCTTTAACGACAAGGGAAAGCTGAATTTGGGAGGAGGATATACTCTCAGCAATGACAATGGGAAAGTCTTAGGACAAATTAATCTGGAGAAAGCTTTTGTTAAATCAAGTAATGTTTATTTCGGAAGCATGGGGATAAGGCTTGAAAATGACTTATTTAAAACAGCACAGAATTTCAGATTCAACAGGGATATACCCTCGGACGGAATTGTAATTGATAAGAGCAGATTTCCAAAGTATAAGAACTATGAGAAGGGTAATATGGCACAAAGCGGAATAGGACAGGCGGAAGTACTTTCTACTCCTATACAAATGGCCCTTGTTGCACAAACAATTGCCAATGACGGTGTTATGATGAAGCCAACATTAGTTAACAAGATAACCGATTATAACGGCAGCACTGTACAGAGTCTTAAACCATCGGAGATAGACCGGGTTACATCTGCACAATATGCAAGCGAAATAAGAAAATATATGAGAGATGTTGTGTCTAAGGGAACAGGAACAAGGGCACAGGTCAGCGGTGTTCAGGTTTGCGGAAAGACGGGAACCGCCCAGCACATTGAAAGCAAAATCCCCCACAGCTGGTTCATTGGTTTTGCTCCGTATAAAAATCCACAGATAGCAATAGCTGTAATAGTGGAAGAAGGCGGTTATGGCGGGGTTGCTGCTGCCAAAATTTCACAGAAGGTAATGAGTAGGTATTTTCATAAATAA
- a CDS encoding FtsW/RodA/SpoVE family cell cycle protein, with the protein MTKKLRTFQFLIYIFLFFGFLNLGVLKKPFDPKAGIFFGILVVIIAVTTWVLKRFYPMGDRIIFLLAMLLSSIGIIMLYRLNIDLATKQLVWMLMGILAFLFIVLFIKRGLAQFARLKYVFLTATIMFMSMATFIGYEILGAKNWVKIGPVSFQPSEFGKIFLILYLAIALSNLNTRKKLIEPGIVISISLGFMVIQRDLGTALIIFAISVTMVYLATSKKLYVFISLALFASGGAASYAMFDHIKRRIMIWHNPWPYVYNESYQLVQSMYAIATGGLFGRGLGMGHPGYVAVNESDFIFSVICEEMGLLMGFAILILHFLLFYRSIRSAIHAENNFTKLLTAGLSVMIATQTLVIVGGVTGFIPLTGITLPFVSYGGTSLLISFLSLSIIQKVSEGEA; encoded by the coding sequence ATGACTAAAAAACTAAGGACATTTCAATTTTTAATATATATATTTCTTTTCTTCGGGTTTCTAAACCTGGGAGTTTTAAAAAAGCCTTTTGACCCTAAGGCGGGCATTTTTTTCGGTATATTAGTGGTAATCATTGCAGTTACTACATGGGTTCTGAAAAGATTTTACCCAATGGGAGACAGAATAATTTTCCTTTTGGCCATGCTATTAAGTTCAATAGGAATAATCATGCTGTACAGACTGAACATAGATCTGGCTACTAAGCAACTGGTCTGGATGTTGATGGGAATACTTGCCTTTCTTTTTATAGTACTTTTTATTAAAAGAGGACTTGCCCAATTTGCCCGGCTAAAATATGTATTTCTAACGGCAACTATCATGTTTATGTCTATGGCTACTTTTATAGGTTATGAAATATTGGGTGCTAAAAACTGGGTTAAAATTGGACCTGTAAGCTTTCAACCATCAGAATTCGGAAAAATATTTCTGATATTATATCTCGCTATTGCACTTTCAAATTTAAATACAAGAAAGAAGCTTATAGAACCGGGTATAGTCATTTCAATATCACTGGGTTTCATGGTAATTCAGAGAGACCTTGGAACTGCACTTATTATATTTGCAATCTCCGTAACCATGGTATATCTTGCAACCTCAAAAAAGCTGTATGTATTTATTTCACTGGCGCTGTTCGCATCTGGAGGGGCGGCAAGCTATGCAATGTTCGACCATATAAAAAGAAGGATAATGATATGGCATAATCCTTGGCCTTATGTGTATAACGAAAGCTATCAGCTGGTGCAGTCAATGTACGCAATTGCTACAGGCGGGCTGTTTGGAAGAGGATTGGGCATGGGACATCCGGGATATGTTGCCGTGAATGAGTCAGACTTTATTTTTTCTGTAATATGCGAGGAAATGGGACTGCTAATGGGTTTTGCCATACTTATTCTGCATTTCCTGCTATTCTACCGTTCAATAAGAAGTGCAATACATGCAGAAAACAATTTTACAAAGCTTCTAACAGCAGGACTCAGTGTAATGATTGCAACCCAGACTTTGGTTATTGTAGGTGGAGTAACAGGATTTATACCGCTGACGGGAATAACACTTCCCTTTGTCAGCTACGGCGGAACTTCCTTATTAATCAGTTTTCTTTCTCTCAGCATTATTCAGAAGGTTTCGGAAGGTGAAGCCTGA
- a CDS encoding FHA domain-containing protein: protein MDFSSLSVVFRIILVVLIFIIIIYALKIISKDLKRGKPGKNLGWKLRIEYSADKSSLEEGEIVPIGSKLTIGRNKNNQMVLASRAVSNYHAKIYFEDSRYMIEDLDSTNGTFVNGNRVDKKSLQPGDEIRISETVFTITDDD, encoded by the coding sequence ATGGATTTTAGTTCGCTTTCGGTAGTATTTAGAATAATATTGGTCGTTTTGATTTTTATAATAATAATATATGCTTTAAAAATAATATCCAAGGACTTAAAGAGGGGCAAGCCCGGTAAAAATCTTGGGTGGAAGCTGAGAATAGAGTATTCTGCGGATAAGAGCAGTCTGGAAGAGGGAGAAATAGTCCCAATCGGCAGTAAGCTTACCATCGGAAGAAACAAAAACAATCAAATGGTTTTGGCTTCAAGAGCAGTTTCAAACTATCACGCAAAAATTTACTTTGAGGACAGCCGGTACATGATTGAAGATTTGGATTCCACAAACGGTACCTTTGTCAATGGCAACAGGGTGGATAAGAAAAGCTTGCAGCCGGGTGACGAAATCAGAATTTCAGAGACGGTTTTTACCATAACAGATGACGATTAG
- a CDS encoding DUF1294 domain-containing protein — protein sequence MHKYFITIIIILNIIGFILVLLDKYKAKNRLWRIPERSFFLLSILGGSIGVYAGLLTFKHKTRRWYFMTIIPLIIVAQSIFIYFLTKK from the coding sequence ATGCATAAATATTTTATCACAATTATAATTATTTTAAATATAATCGGTTTTATATTGGTTTTACTGGATAAATATAAAGCTAAAAATAGGTTATGGAGAATACCTGAAAGGTCATTTTTTCTTCTGTCTATTTTGGGCGGAAGTATCGGTGTATATGCAGGACTACTTACATTCAAGCACAAAACACGCCGCTGGTACTTCATGACAATCATTCCGCTGATAATAGTAGCTCAATCTATATTTATATATTTTCTTACTAAAAAATGA
- the spoVB gene encoding stage V sporulation protein B, which yields MGLDKFYKNSAILTLSNSVTGLIGFTFSIILSKKLGAEGLGLYGLIMPIYSLLLCLTTDGLITAVSKTCAVYNSKRDYRNLHRSVKVSICFLGLWSISVAVLVFFNAPFISKFIIKDVRALNAVRIICPALVFVPMSAIFKGFFYGFEKFTIPAGIDILEKCIRISILLVTIAVLQLNDIKNTVTIAYFALAIGELISMLFLLTGFKLVSRKLKPSGVKVQNPLQLLADILVISCPLCLNGFISSALATASTLILPRRLMSAGISYDVALQQIGKFMGMALTTVNLPFIIVSSMMTVLIPDLSLSLSKNDMWSTEKRISQVLRISCLVGLGTLIVSICIPGKLGIFFYGRNDLGKMVMAAGLCNFISYVASASFGILNGLGKQNINLKNSLIVSVENLVLVFILTGIPAINIYGVGISLAITSLTALILNLIEIRKSCDIRFSLPKGLILAICGFAGFAAMRIVSIIIPDNFMVFDVIMSVGICFLVIFYLTKFYNCKHNW from the coding sequence ATGGGACTTGACAAATTTTATAAAAACTCAGCAATACTAACGCTATCAAATTCGGTAACAGGCTTAATTGGGTTTACTTTTTCAATAATTCTATCAAAAAAACTCGGAGCTGAAGGACTTGGTTTATACGGGCTGATTATGCCAATTTATTCCCTGCTGCTTTGTCTCACAACCGATGGTCTTATTACCGCAGTTTCTAAAACCTGTGCGGTATATAACAGCAAAAGGGATTACAGAAACCTTCACAGAAGTGTAAAGGTTTCTATTTGCTTTCTTGGGTTGTGGAGCATCTCTGTGGCTGTTCTGGTATTTTTCAATGCACCTTTTATCAGTAAATTTATCATAAAAGATGTCCGTGCCTTAAATGCTGTGAGGATTATATGTCCCGCACTGGTTTTCGTGCCTATGTCGGCTATATTTAAAGGTTTTTTTTATGGTTTTGAGAAATTCACTATTCCGGCGGGAATTGATATTCTAGAAAAATGCATCAGGATTTCAATACTTCTGGTTACAATCGCGGTCCTTCAGCTTAACGATATTAAAAACACCGTAACAATAGCATATTTTGCCCTTGCAATAGGAGAATTAATCAGTATGCTGTTCCTGTTAACAGGATTTAAGCTTGTTTCACGAAAACTTAAACCCTCGGGAGTGAAGGTACAGAATCCCTTGCAACTGCTGGCAGATATCCTTGTCATTTCCTGTCCGCTGTGCCTTAATGGCTTTATTTCGTCCGCGTTAGCTACAGCATCCACCCTGATTCTTCCAAGACGGTTAATGAGTGCTGGAATAAGCTATGATGTTGCCTTACAGCAAATAGGTAAATTCATGGGAATGGCTCTTACAACTGTCAACCTCCCATTTATAATTGTAAGCTCCATGATGACAGTGCTCATTCCAGATTTGTCTCTCAGCTTGAGTAAAAATGATATGTGGAGCACTGAAAAAAGGATTTCACAGGTACTTCGGATATCCTGCCTGGTAGGCTTGGGAACGCTGATTGTTTCAATTTGTATCCCCGGGAAGCTGGGCATATTCTTTTATGGAAGAAACGACCTTGGAAAAATGGTTATGGCAGCCGGTTTATGTAATTTCATAAGCTATGTGGCCTCTGCCTCTTTTGGGATATTAAACGGACTGGGAAAGCAGAATATAAATCTGAAAAATTCGCTTATTGTCTCTGTGGAAAACCTCGTACTGGTATTTATTCTAACCGGTATACCGGCAATTAATATATATGGTGTAGGAATTTCACTTGCCATTACATCATTGACGGCTCTGATTTTAAATTTAATAGAAATACGTAAGTCCTGTGACATCAGATTTTCACTGCCTAAGGGCCTGATACTTGCCATATGCGGGTTTGCAGGGTTTGCAGCAATGAGGATAGTCAGTATCATTATACCTGATAACTTTATGGTATTTGATGTAATAATGTCTGTCGGAATTTGCTTCTTAGTTATATTCTACTTAACAAAATTCTATAATTGTAAACATAACTGGTAA
- a CDS encoding HAD family hydrolase: MIKYVIFDVDGTMIDTEKAINYAYQSIIFKKYGRYFTEEELLKGYGVPTAVSLERYGFTDIESVLKEYYGYLMEGFTKCNTFEGIPEILNNLKELNVPLGVVTSRCKYEIEVDSCLQQFVKYFKCIVTADDTTLHKPNPDPLLLAMDKLNAVPYETLYIGDTVFDRECAKNAGVKFALAVWGSNNSENINADFLFKKPADLLDILKM; this comes from the coding sequence ATGATTAAATACGTAATATTTGATGTTGACGGAACAATGATTGATACTGAAAAAGCCATAAATTATGCATATCAGAGTATCATCTTCAAAAAGTACGGAAGATATTTCACCGAAGAAGAGCTTTTGAAAGGCTACGGTGTTCCCACTGCTGTCTCTCTTGAAAGATACGGATTTACCGATATTGAATCAGTTTTAAAAGAATACTACGGCTACCTTATGGAAGGATTTACAAAATGCAATACCTTCGAGGGAATTCCTGAAATACTGAATAATCTTAAAGAATTAAATGTACCATTGGGTGTAGTAACCTCAAGGTGTAAGTATGAAATCGAAGTTGACAGCTGTCTTCAGCAATTTGTAAAGTATTTCAAATGTATTGTCACTGCGGACGATACAACCCTGCACAAACCAAATCCTGATCCGCTTTTACTTGCCATGGATAAGCTGAATGCGGTTCCTTATGAAACTCTGTATATCGGCGACACTGTATTTGACAGGGAATGTGCAAAAAACGCCGGAGTAAAATTTGCATTGGCTGTATGGGGTTCAAATAATTCTGAAAATATAAATGCAGACTTCCTTTTCAAGAAGCCTGCAGATTTGCTTGATATATTAAAGATGTAA
- a CDS encoding MFS transporter, whose product MENTEKQYKNKGLILLNIVLLTFMSCLDSSIVNVALPVMANEFSVGMGSISTIVSTYLIAISATVLIFGRLGDIKGKVKIFKTGIVVFTFGSLLCAVSRTLNILVISRIIQAIGAASFMATNQGIITRTFPANERGRALGITGSFVALGTLAGPPLGGFIVDVASWEYIFLINIPIGIFAFIMGIKVLPKDEEVTDTKFDIKGAILFLISIISLFSALLAGEQIGFLKPVILLSFGVAAISFILFIRIEGRVESPLLQLSIFRNKLFSLSIFCGFLLFVCMSCSNIILPFYFQDIIKMTPWLTGIYLISYPLILLVVSPVSGYLSDKTGSETLTFVGLSIFSIGCFLMATINQTFNPIKIILFISLMAVGNGMFQSPNNALVMSTVPRSRLGIAGSINALVRNLGLVIGVSVSTLVLYGMMSFKVGYKVTNFVEGKEAEFIFGMSSAYIFIGALSLIAAILTAVRLYRTKKNAASNDNNSDVQDYDFRDVETK is encoded by the coding sequence ATGGAAAATACAGAGAAGCAGTATAAGAACAAGGGATTAATCCTGTTAAACATAGTATTATTAACTTTTATGTCGTGTCTTGACAGTAGTATTGTAAATGTTGCACTGCCCGTTATGGCGAATGAATTTTCAGTGGGAATGGGTTCAATTTCAACAATAGTATCAACTTACCTGATTGCTATTTCGGCGACTGTATTAATATTCGGAAGACTGGGTGACATTAAGGGAAAAGTAAAAATCTTTAAAACAGGTATTGTCGTATTTACTTTCGGTTCATTACTATGTGCTGTTTCACGCACATTAAATATACTGGTAATTTCCAGAATAATCCAGGCAATAGGTGCTGCATCATTTATGGCGACAAACCAGGGAATAATTACAAGGACGTTCCCGGCAAATGAAAGAGGTAGAGCACTGGGTATTACAGGTTCCTTTGTGGCACTTGGTACTCTTGCGGGACCTCCGCTGGGTGGATTTATTGTGGATGTAGCAAGCTGGGAATACATATTCCTGATAAACATACCAATTGGTATTTTCGCATTCATAATGGGAATAAAAGTACTCCCTAAAGATGAGGAGGTTACCGACACAAAATTTGACATAAAAGGTGCAATTCTTTTTCTAATTAGTATAATATCTCTCTTTTCAGCGTTGTTGGCAGGCGAACAGATAGGGTTCCTCAAGCCGGTTATCCTGCTAAGCTTTGGGGTGGCTGCTATATCATTTATTTTATTTATAAGAATAGAAGGTAGGGTTGAAAGTCCTCTTCTCCAGCTTAGCATTTTCAGAAATAAGCTGTTTTCGCTGAGTATTTTCTGCGGATTTCTCCTTTTTGTGTGTATGAGCTGTTCAAACATTATATTGCCCTTCTATTTTCAGGACATTATAAAAATGACACCCTGGTTAACGGGAATATACCTCATTTCTTATCCCCTAATACTTTTAGTGGTATCTCCGGTCAGCGGATATCTGTCAGATAAAACCGGTTCGGAGACGCTTACCTTTGTGGGTTTATCTATTTTTAGTATAGGTTGTTTTTTAATGGCTACTATCAACCAGACATTTAATCCAATAAAAATTATATTGTTTATTTCATTAATGGCTGTAGGAAACGGTATGTTCCAATCTCCGAATAATGCACTTGTTATGTCAACTGTACCGAGGAGCCGTCTAGGTATTGCAGGAAGTATTAATGCACTTGTCAGAAATCTTGGCCTTGTTATCGGTGTATCGGTATCAACGCTGGTGCTTTACGGGATGATGAGTTTCAAGGTGGGCTATAAGGTAACTAATTTTGTTGAAGGAAAGGAAGCAGAATTTATTTTCGGAATGAGTTCAGCATATATTTTCATTGGAGCACTTTCCTTGATTGCCGCAATTCTCACAGCAGTCAGATTATACAGAACCAAGAAAAATGCTGCTTCCAATGATAATAACTCTGATGTTCAGGATTACGATTTCAGAGATGTTGAAACCAAATAG
- a CDS encoding FAD-dependent oxidoreductase, translating into MKIVVIGCTHAGTAAVNNMVKLYPGSEITVYEKNDNISFLSCGIALYVGGVVKDPESLFYSSPEKLREMGVTTCMRHKVVDIDMDKKALSVKNMETGSIFEDSYDKLIISSGSWPIIPNIEGIELENILPAKNYYHSNEIVSKAKSAQSIVVVGAGYIGVELAEAFALGGKNVTLIDTGKRVLNKYFDKEFTDIAEAKMKSKGINLALGETVTKFIGNQNKIQSVRTDKSEYKADMAVLCIGFRPSTDLFKNKLDMLPNGAIIVDEYMQTSGKDIFAAGDCCASIYNPAGVRQYIPLATNAVRMGTLAALNLDKPAVRYMGTQGTSAIKIYDLNCAVTGLTQCTADFYNIDIESVTIRENYRPEFMPDYEEVLLKVIYDRKSREILGAQIMSKADLTQSVNTLSLAIQKKLTIDELAFIDFFFQPNYNKPWNFLNMAGLKAQEK; encoded by the coding sequence ATGAAAATAGTGGTTATAGGGTGTACACATGCAGGGACGGCAGCAGTTAATAATATGGTAAAGCTTTATCCGGGTTCGGAAATAACAGTTTACGAAAAAAATGATAACATATCGTTTCTTTCATGCGGCATAGCTCTTTATGTGGGCGGTGTGGTAAAGGACCCGGAAAGTTTGTTTTATTCATCTCCCGAAAAGCTAAGGGAAATGGGTGTTACAACCTGTATGCGTCATAAGGTTGTGGATATTGATATGGATAAAAAAGCATTATCGGTCAAAAATATGGAAACAGGCAGTATTTTTGAAGACAGCTATGACAAGCTTATTATTTCTTCCGGCTCATGGCCTATAATTCCGAATATTGAAGGTATTGAACTGGAGAATATTCTCCCAGCAAAAAATTATTATCATTCAAATGAAATAGTCAGTAAGGCAAAATCTGCACAAAGCATTGTAGTGGTGGGAGCAGGATATATAGGAGTCGAGTTGGCGGAAGCCTTTGCATTGGGAGGAAAAAATGTTACTTTAATTGATACAGGGAAAAGAGTACTGAACAAATATTTTGACAAGGAGTTTACTGACATCGCTGAGGCTAAAATGAAATCCAAAGGAATAAATCTTGCATTGGGTGAGACTGTAACAAAATTTATTGGGAATCAAAATAAGATACAAAGTGTTAGGACCGATAAATCAGAGTACAAGGCTGATATGGCTGTCCTTTGTATTGGATTCAGACCAAGTACGGATTTGTTCAAAAACAAGCTTGATATGCTTCCAAATGGGGCTATAATTGTAGATGAGTATATGCAGACAAGCGGAAAAGATATTTTTGCTGCAGGTGACTGCTGTGCTTCAATTTATAATCCCGCAGGAGTCAGACAGTACATCCCTCTTGCAACCAATGCAGTCAGAATGGGTACTCTTGCTGCATTGAATCTTGATAAGCCCGCAGTCCGATATATGGGTACACAGGGAACGTCGGCTATAAAGATATACGATTTAAATTGTGCTGTTACAGGATTGACTCAATGTACGGCAGATTTTTATAATATTGATATAGAATCGGTAACAATCAGGGAGAATTACCGTCCAGAATTCATGCCGGATTATGAAGAGGTATTATTGAAAGTAATATATGACAGAAAATCAAGAGAAATTCTGGGGGCACAGATTATGTCAAAGGCTGATTTAACCCAGTCTGTTAATACGTTGTCACTGGCAATTCAAAAGAAATTAACTATTGATGAACTGGCGTTTATAGACTTTTTCTTCCAGCCCAATTATAACAAGCCGTGGAATTTTCTAAATATGGCGGGGCTGAAGGCACAGGAAAAGTAA
- a CDS encoding bacteriohemerythrin: protein MIEWRDEFILGIEKIDEQHKKLFQIASEIYEATKNQLITDKYDEIVRLITELKDYTVFHFTYEEEYMHSIGYRKLLSHKVEHHDFIEKISNTDYSRIDKDQDQYLMELLDFTVEWIANHIMKTDKAYTIK from the coding sequence ATGATAGAATGGAGAGACGAATTTATTCTTGGAATTGAGAAAATCGACGAACAGCATAAGAAACTATTCCAGATTGCTTCGGAAATTTATGAGGCCACGAAAAATCAGCTTATTACAGACAAATATGATGAAATTGTACGGCTAATTACGGAACTAAAAGATTACACTGTCTTTCATTTTACCTATGAAGAAGAATACATGCATAGCATAGGATATCGCAAGCTTCTCTCCCACAAAGTTGAACACCATGATTTTATTGAGAAAATCAGTAATACGGATTATAGCAGGATAGACAAGGATCAGGATCAGTACTTAATGGAATTACTTGATTTTACCGTAGAATGGATAGCAAACCATATAATGAAAACAGATAAAGCATATACAATAAAATAA
- a CDS encoding L-lactate dehydrogenase: MKNKSINKIVIVGTGFVGSTTAYTLMVSGLVSEIVLIDRNTSKAEGEAMDMNHGMPFVRPVRIYKGDYPDCKGADIVVITGGANQKPGETRIDLVNKNTEVFKDIVGNIIKYNTDCILLVVTNPVDILTYVTYKLSGFPKNRVIGSGTVLDTARFKYMLGEHMGVDPRNVHAYIIGEHGDTEVPTWSLASIAGIPMDAYCKECKSCDAENFKSETFDKVKNAAYEIIDRKNATYYAVALAVRRIVEAIVRNENSILTVSSLFEGEYGLNDICLSIPSQVNSEGVSRILNIPLSSEETGLLNKSAQALKQVISGLNL, encoded by the coding sequence ATGAAAAATAAATCTATAAATAAAATAGTAATTGTAGGTACGGGTTTTGTCGGTTCAACAACTGCCTATACTTTAATGGTCAGCGGACTAGTTTCCGAGATTGTACTTATTGACCGTAACACAAGCAAAGCCGAAGGAGAGGCAATGGATATGAATCACGGTATGCCCTTTGTAAGACCTGTCAGAATATACAAAGGTGATTATCCTGATTGCAAAGGTGCTGATATTGTTGTAATAACAGGTGGAGCAAACCAGAAGCCCGGTGAAACCAGAATTGACCTTGTAAATAAAAATACTGAAGTTTTTAAAGACATTGTTGGAAATATCATTAAATACAATACAGACTGTATTTTACTTGTTGTTACAAACCCGGTTGATATCTTAACCTATGTAACATACAAATTATCCGGATTTCCCAAAAACAGAGTTATAGGCTCCGGAACAGTTCTTGATACTGCACGTTTCAAATATATGCTTGGTGAACACATGGGAGTTGACCCAAGAAACGTTCATGCTTATATAATCGGTGAACATGGAGATACAGAGGTACCTACATGGAGTCTGGCATCCATAGCCGGGATACCGATGGATGCTTATTGCAAGGAATGTAAATCCTGTGATGCTGAAAACTTTAAGAGTGAAACTTTTGACAAAGTAAAAAATGCAGCTTATGAAATTATTGATAGAAAAAATGCAACCTACTACGCCGTTGCTCTTGCAGTAAGAAGAATTGTAGAGGCTATCGTTCGTAATGAAAACTCCATATTGACGGTATCAAGCCTATTCGAAGGAGAATACGGCCTCAATGACATATGTCTCAGTATTCCCAGCCAGGTAAATTCGGAGGGTGTTTCAAGGATTTTGAATATTCCTCTGAGCAGTGAGGAAACAGGTTTACTTAATAAATCTGCCCAGGCCTTGAAACAGGTTATCAGTGGGCTGAATTTATAA